The Proteus vulgaris genome has a segment encoding these proteins:
- the macA_1 gene encoding macrolide transporter subunit MacA → MAFLSLKKRGKVLAFILITVAIIAYFFWPKENVPSYQTQIITRGELSKEVTATGKLDAVRKVDVGAQVSGQLQTLFVKEGDTVKKGDLLAIIDPKKAQNEVTESQETNNELRANLQQAQAELRLAQLTYQRQLKLIGTHAIAQDELDRTKTDVDVKKARIITYEAQIKKNQATLDTAKTNLQYTRITAPMDGIVTFIKTLEGQTVIAAQEAPTILTLADLDTMLVKAEVSEADVIYLKPDLSASFTVLGAPDKAFSGKLKDILPTPEKINDAIFYYARFEVPNEQHLLRLQMTAQVKILIENKKDVLLVPLSVLGEDAGINEYYVDVLVNGQPEKRTVKIGMRTDVYAEVLSGLKENDEVILGETSGDA, encoded by the coding sequence ATGGCTTTTTTATCTTTAAAAAAGCGCGGAAAGGTGCTCGCTTTTATTTTAATTACGGTTGCTATTATCGCCTATTTTTTTTGGCCGAAAGAAAATGTACCGTCATACCAAACACAAATTATTACACGAGGTGAACTGTCAAAAGAAGTGACAGCAACTGGTAAACTGGATGCTGTGCGTAAAGTTGATGTGGGTGCTCAGGTCAGTGGCCAATTACAAACTTTGTTTGTGAAAGAGGGCGATACGGTTAAAAAGGGTGATTTGTTAGCGATTATTGATCCTAAGAAAGCACAAAATGAAGTCACTGAATCGCAGGAAACTAACAATGAGCTTAGAGCAAATCTTCAACAAGCACAGGCCGAATTACGCTTGGCACAACTGACTTATCAACGTCAGTTAAAGCTGATTGGTACACATGCAATTGCACAAGATGAGCTTGATCGTACTAAAACTGATGTTGATGTTAAAAAAGCGCGTATTATCACCTATGAAGCACAAATTAAAAAGAATCAAGCGACCTTAGATACAGCCAAAACTAACCTTCAATATACACGTATTACTGCGCCTATGGATGGTATAGTGACGTTTATTAAAACCCTAGAAGGCCAAACCGTCATTGCAGCACAAGAAGCACCAACGATTTTAACTTTAGCAGATTTAGATACGATGCTGGTAAAAGCAGAAGTATCAGAAGCCGATGTTATTTATTTAAAACCGGATCTTAGTGCTTCTTTTACGGTATTAGGTGCACCAGATAAAGCCTTTAGCGGTAAGTTAAAAGATATTCTGCCGACGCCTGAAAAAATTAATGACGCTATCTTCTACTATGCCCGTTTCGAAGTGCCTAATGAACAACATTTACTACGTTTACAAATGACGGCACAAGTTAAAATTCTTATCGAAAATAAGAAAGATGTACTCCTTGTACCGCTTTCTGTCCTAGGTGAGGATGCGGGTATTAATGAATATTATGTTGATGTATTGGTTAATGGTCAGCCAGAAAAACGCACGGTAAAAATAGGTATGCGTACTGATGTTTATGCTGAAGTCCTCAGCGGATTAAAAGAGAACGATGAGGTTATTCTGGGTGAAACTTCAGGAGATGCATAA